From Burkholderia pseudomultivorans, the proteins below share one genomic window:
- a CDS encoding TetR family transcriptional regulator produces MKAGSKAATSAPRALPSDARRKYDPEQTKRNILDVATQEFSAMGLAGARVDAIAERTNTTKRMLYYYFESKEGLYEAVLEKVYGDIRELEQELHVGDMEPREGMRRLVEFTFDYHDKHRDFVRLVSIENIHGAKYLEQLKSFKNRNVSIIKTLEELLERGAASGVFRQDIDAFDLHLLISSFCFHRVSNRYTFGAAFGRDPSAPRLRARHRETIADSVLRYVAA; encoded by the coding sequence ATGAAAGCAGGAAGCAAGGCCGCCACGTCCGCCCCCCGCGCGCTTCCGTCCGATGCGCGGCGCAAATACGATCCCGAGCAAACCAAGCGCAACATCCTCGACGTCGCCACGCAGGAATTCTCCGCGATGGGCCTCGCCGGCGCGCGCGTCGATGCGATCGCCGAGCGCACCAACACGACGAAGCGCATGCTCTACTACTACTTCGAAAGCAAGGAAGGCCTGTACGAGGCCGTGCTGGAGAAGGTCTACGGCGACATCCGCGAACTCGAGCAGGAACTGCACGTCGGCGACATGGAGCCGCGCGAAGGGATGCGCCGGCTCGTCGAATTCACGTTCGACTATCACGACAAGCATCGCGACTTCGTCCGCCTCGTGTCGATCGAGAACATCCACGGCGCGAAGTATCTCGAACAGCTGAAGTCGTTCAAGAACCGCAACGTCAGCATCATCAAGACGCTCGAGGAACTGCTCGAGCGCGGCGCGGCGAGCGGCGTGTTCCGCCAGGACATCGACGCATTCGACCTGCACCTGCTGATCAGTTCCTTCTGCTTCCATCGCGTGTCGAACCGCTACACGTTCGGCGCCGCGTTCGGCCGCGACCCGTCGGCGCCGCGCCTGCGCGCGCGGCATCGCGAGACGATCGCCGACTCCGTGCTGCGCTACGTCGCCGCATAA
- a CDS encoding NAD(P)/FAD-dependent oxidoreductase — protein MQNFYEATVSRQPYPQLSGTLDTQVCIVGGGLAGLCTALGLVERGVRDVIVLDGERVGFGASGRNGGFVFGGYSLDNADLLRTLGRDEARRLYRLTIDAVDLIRARIARYGIDCDIVDEGVMLANWFDDPSRLDSVRSLMKREFDVDWEPVATDALRARLKSTRYYGGLFEPNAFHFHPLKYVLGVAAAAARGGARIYERSAALGIAREGAGYVVRTAQGAVRAKDVVFAGGGYARGVSPRIERAVLPIATYVIATEPLGDRLKAAIDAPYAIYDTRFAFDYYRPLKDTRILWGGRISVLDRGPDAIARLLRRDLLRVYPQLADVKVEYAWGGLMSYARHKMPQIGRDADGVWHAIAFGGHGMAPTTVAGETLAAALAEGRPVPDGFGAFGLTRTFGLAGLAAAQLTYTAYQARDALASCRR, from the coding sequence ATGCAGAACTTCTACGAAGCCACCGTTAGCCGCCAGCCCTATCCGCAACTGAGCGGCACCCTCGACACCCAGGTCTGCATCGTCGGCGGCGGCCTCGCCGGCCTGTGCACGGCGCTCGGTCTCGTCGAGCGCGGCGTGCGCGACGTGATCGTGCTCGACGGCGAGCGGGTCGGCTTCGGTGCGTCGGGCCGCAACGGCGGCTTCGTGTTCGGCGGCTACAGCCTCGACAACGCCGACCTGCTGCGCACGCTCGGCCGCGACGAAGCGCGCCGCCTGTACCGCCTGACGATCGACGCGGTCGACCTGATCCGCGCGCGGATCGCGCGCTACGGCATCGACTGCGACATCGTCGACGAGGGCGTGATGCTCGCGAACTGGTTCGACGATCCGTCGCGGCTCGACAGCGTGCGTTCGCTGATGAAGCGCGAATTCGACGTCGACTGGGAACCGGTCGCGACCGACGCGCTGCGCGCGCGGCTGAAAAGCACGCGCTACTACGGCGGCCTGTTCGAGCCGAACGCATTCCACTTCCATCCGCTCAAGTACGTGCTCGGCGTCGCGGCGGCCGCGGCGCGCGGCGGTGCGCGCATCTACGAACGCTCGGCTGCGCTCGGCATCGCGCGCGAAGGCGCCGGCTACGTCGTGCGCACGGCGCAGGGCGCGGTGCGCGCGAAGGACGTCGTGTTCGCGGGCGGCGGCTACGCGCGCGGCGTGTCGCCGCGCATCGAGCGCGCGGTGCTGCCGATCGCCACTTACGTGATCGCGACCGAGCCGCTTGGCGACCGCCTGAAGGCGGCGATCGACGCGCCTTACGCGATCTACGACACGCGCTTCGCGTTCGACTACTACCGTCCGCTGAAGGACACGCGCATCCTGTGGGGCGGCCGGATCTCGGTGCTCGACCGCGGCCCCGACGCGATCGCGCGCCTGCTGCGGCGCGACCTGCTGCGCGTCTATCCGCAGCTCGCGGACGTGAAGGTCGAATACGCATGGGGCGGCCTGATGAGCTACGCACGGCACAAGATGCCGCAGATCGGCCGCGACGCGGACGGCGTGTGGCACGCGATCGCGTTCGGCGGTCACGGGATGGCGCCGACCACGGTGGCCGGCGAGACGCTCGCCGCCGCGCTGGCCGAAGGCCGGCCGGTGCCGGACGGCTTCGGCGCGTTCGGGCTCACGCGCACCTTCGGGCTCGCGGGGCTGGCCGCCGCGCAGCTCACGTATACCGCGTACCAGGCCCGCGACGCGCTCGCGTCGTGCCGCCGCTGA
- a CDS encoding amino acid permease, producing the protein MHSDARPDSSRPPGSRPAKPALHRSLQARHLRMIAIGGSIGTGLFVASGASISQAGPGGAMVAYMLIGLMVYFLMTSLGEMAAFMPVSGSFATYGSKFVDEGFGFALGWNYWYSWAVTLAVELVAAQLVMNYWFPHVPGVWWSALFLTLIFALNALSVRGFGEAEYWFALIKVLTVIAFLGIGLLMIFGVLKGGPSAGLANFSIGDAPFAGGWAAMLGVAMIAGFSFQGTEMIGVAAGESENPRTTIPRAVSQIFWRILLFYVLAIFVIGVLIPYTDPSLLKSDVTDIGVSPFTLVFRHAGLAFAAGVMNAVILTAVLSAGNSGMYASTRMLYNLAVEGRAPKLFAKLSPGGVPRNALYATTAVGALCFLTSLYGNKTVYLWLLNTSGMAGFVTWLGIAVSHYRFRKGLLKQGYRLDQLPYRAKGFPFGPIFAFVLCAIVALGQDYQAFLADRIDWAGIAATYIGLPFFLVIWLGYALVRKCRLVRYEDMEIAPWIERNAVPEPATDSTASYPSGVARAANPTPGI; encoded by the coding sequence ATGCACTCAGATGCCCGCCCCGATTCCTCTCGCCCGCCCGGCTCGCGTCCCGCGAAGCCGGCCCTTCACCGCAGCCTGCAGGCGCGCCATCTGCGCATGATCGCGATCGGCGGCTCGATCGGCACGGGCCTGTTCGTCGCGTCCGGCGCGTCGATCTCGCAGGCCGGCCCCGGCGGCGCGATGGTCGCGTACATGCTGATCGGCCTGATGGTGTACTTCCTGATGACGAGCCTCGGCGAAATGGCTGCCTTCATGCCGGTGTCGGGCTCGTTCGCGACCTACGGGTCCAAGTTCGTCGACGAGGGCTTCGGCTTCGCGCTCGGCTGGAACTACTGGTACAGCTGGGCCGTCACGCTCGCGGTCGAGCTGGTCGCCGCGCAGCTCGTGATGAACTACTGGTTTCCGCACGTGCCGGGCGTCTGGTGGAGCGCGCTGTTCCTCACGCTGATCTTCGCGCTCAACGCGCTGTCGGTGCGCGGCTTCGGCGAGGCCGAATACTGGTTCGCGCTGATCAAGGTGCTGACCGTGATCGCGTTCCTCGGCATCGGGCTGCTGATGATCTTCGGCGTGCTGAAGGGCGGGCCGAGCGCGGGCCTCGCGAATTTCTCGATCGGCGACGCGCCGTTCGCGGGCGGCTGGGCGGCGATGCTCGGCGTCGCGATGATCGCGGGCTTCTCGTTCCAGGGCACCGAAATGATCGGCGTCGCAGCCGGCGAATCGGAGAACCCGCGCACGACGATTCCGCGCGCGGTCAGTCAGATCTTCTGGCGGATCCTGCTGTTCTATGTGCTCGCGATCTTCGTGATCGGCGTGCTGATTCCCTATACCGACCCGAGCCTGCTGAAAAGCGACGTGACCGATATCGGCGTGAGCCCGTTTACGCTGGTGTTCCGCCACGCGGGCCTCGCGTTCGCGGCCGGCGTGATGAACGCGGTGATCCTGACGGCCGTGCTGTCGGCCGGCAACTCGGGCATGTATGCGTCGACGCGGATGCTGTACAACCTCGCCGTCGAAGGCCGCGCGCCGAAGCTGTTCGCGAAGCTGTCGCCGGGCGGCGTGCCGCGCAATGCGCTGTATGCGACGACCGCGGTCGGCGCGCTGTGCTTCCTCACGTCGCTGTACGGCAACAAGACCGTCTACCTGTGGCTGCTGAACACGTCGGGGATGGCCGGCTTCGTCACGTGGCTCGGCATCGCGGTCAGCCATTACCGGTTCCGCAAGGGCCTGCTGAAGCAGGGCTATCGCCTCGACCAGCTGCCGTACCGCGCGAAGGGGTTCCCGTTCGGCCCGATCTTCGCGTTCGTGCTGTGCGCGATCGTCGCGCTGGGCCAGGACTATCAGGCCTTCCTCGCCGACCGGATCGACTGGGCCGGCATCGCGGCGACCTACATCGGCCTGCCGTTCTTCCTCGTGATCTGGCTCGGCTACGCGCTGGTGCGCAAATGCCGCCTCGTTCGCTACGAGGACATGGAGATCGCGCCGTGGATCGAGCGCAACGCCGTACCCGAGCCCGCGACCGATAGCACCGCCAGCTACCCGTCCGGCGTCGCGCGCGCGGCGAACCCGACGCCGGGCATCTGA
- a CDS encoding aldehyde dehydrogenase family protein — translation MQFNDILAALDIDLAQWKGSALTARSPLDGATLATLAVDTPADAERKIDAAHDAFLKWRTVPAPVRGELVRVFGNVLREHKAALGRLVTLEAGKITSEGLGEVQEMIDICDFAVGLSRQLYGLTIASERPGHRMMETWHPIGVCGVISAFNFPVAVWAWNAALAFVCGDPVVWKPSEKTPLTAIACHVLLGKALREFDKTHPGVAPEGLHQLVLGMRDVGEVLTSSKKVPVVSATGSVRMGTEVAKVLSQRLARGILELGGNNGMIVAPSADLDLVVRAVTFAAVGTAGQRCTTLRRLIVHRSIVDQLLPRIEKAYASVKVGNPLEEGTLVGPLVDRASFDAMQKALADAREQGGEVKGGERVDVGHADAYYVRPALVRMPKQSAVVERETFAPILYVMVYDDFDDAIAVHNAVPQGLSSAIFTNDMREAEQFMSAAGSDCGIVNVNIGTSGAEIGGAFGGEKETGGGRESGSDAWKAYMRRATNTINYSRQLPLAQGVKFDV, via the coding sequence ATGCAATTCAACGACATTCTTGCTGCGCTCGACATCGATCTCGCCCAGTGGAAAGGCAGCGCGCTGACCGCGCGCTCGCCGCTCGACGGCGCGACGCTCGCGACGCTGGCGGTCGACACGCCCGCCGACGCCGAGCGCAAGATCGACGCCGCGCACGACGCATTCCTCAAATGGCGCACGGTGCCCGCGCCGGTGCGCGGCGAGCTCGTACGCGTGTTCGGCAACGTGCTGCGCGAGCACAAGGCCGCGCTCGGCCGTCTCGTCACGCTCGAGGCCGGCAAGATCACGTCGGAAGGCCTCGGCGAAGTGCAGGAAATGATCGACATCTGCGACTTCGCGGTCGGCCTGTCGCGCCAGCTCTACGGCCTGACGATCGCGTCGGAGCGCCCGGGCCACCGGATGATGGAAACGTGGCACCCGATCGGCGTGTGCGGCGTGATCTCGGCGTTCAACTTCCCGGTCGCCGTATGGGCGTGGAATGCGGCGCTCGCGTTCGTGTGCGGCGACCCGGTCGTGTGGAAGCCGTCGGAAAAGACGCCGCTCACCGCGATCGCGTGCCACGTACTGCTCGGCAAGGCGCTGCGTGAATTCGACAAGACCCATCCGGGCGTGGCGCCGGAAGGCCTGCATCAACTGGTGCTCGGCATGCGCGACGTCGGCGAGGTGCTGACCTCGTCGAAGAAGGTGCCGGTCGTCAGCGCGACGGGCAGCGTGCGGATGGGCACGGAAGTCGCGAAGGTGCTGAGCCAGCGTCTCGCGCGCGGCATCCTCGAACTCGGCGGCAACAACGGCATGATCGTCGCGCCGAGCGCGGATCTCGATCTCGTCGTGCGCGCGGTCACGTTCGCGGCGGTCGGCACGGCCGGCCAGCGCTGCACGACGCTGCGCCGCCTGATCGTCCATCGCAGCATCGTCGACCAGCTGCTGCCGCGCATCGAGAAGGCCTACGCGTCGGTGAAGGTCGGCAATCCGCTCGAGGAAGGCACGCTGGTCGGCCCGCTGGTCGACCGCGCGTCGTTCGACGCGATGCAGAAGGCGCTGGCCGATGCGCGCGAGCAGGGCGGCGAGGTGAAGGGCGGCGAGCGCGTCGACGTCGGTCATGCGGATGCGTACTACGTGCGCCCGGCACTGGTCCGGATGCCGAAGCAGTCGGCGGTGGTCGAGCGCGAGACCTTCGCGCCGATCCTCTACGTGATGGTCTACGACGACTTCGACGACGCAATTGCGGTGCACAACGCGGTGCCGCAGGGCCTGTCGTCGGCGATCTTCACGAACGACATGCGCGAGGCCGAGCAGTTCATGTCGGCGGCCGGCAGCGACTGCGGGATCGTCAACGTGAACATCGGCACGAGCGGCGCGGAGATCGGCGGCGCGTTCGGCGGCGAGAAGGAAACGGGCGGTGGCCGCGAGTCGGGCTCGGATGCGTGGAAGGCCTACATGCGCCGCGCGACGAACACGATCAACTACAGCCGTCAACTGCCGCTCGCGCAGGGCGTGAAGTTCGACGTGTAA
- a CDS encoding DUF3772 domain-containing protein, which produces MSIQRLSTYARRIALIALLQFAAIATASAFPAAASAPGASAVGAPAAPTISLTEAVAQLKQMQVEQDRIKQQTATADNSKALDALDDATQELSTAVGKLQGELVPQRAQIQAQLDVLGPPPAAGAAPETPAVAQQRAALNARKTQIDAALKQAADQKTNLANLSDQFAKLHRSLLKNQLAFRSGSIFGAQFWLPLFHLSPEDVQRLADFNAELRDMLQSSWTPGQRTITVLLLVAALAVWSGGRRLVERALAWFCLNRLPPTRLRRSALALSTAVSTLLTTAIAVQILYLAVARHYELTPAMTDLWDQFAKLAATCALIAGLGRALLCTNHPTWRLPALADPVALAMKPFPGVLAGLLLVSGALESINRIADTSLSVTLFGRGIVSLVVALTVGASLLRSNRVRSALAAAGESPEQRSTLAGLIHAGVTLAIVASLAALAIGYITVARFITYELVWFEIVLCSVYVLTQLMRDASESLFSANLSTGKQIKHLFALDDKHLEQAHTVLSGLSTSLLMLLAAIALLTGGFGTTPGDLLDSVTAMVGGQRLQSLNIMPDRIMNAVIGFAIGFYLLRSVRRWLDDEFMPALGMDAGMRVSLITLFTNVGYVLLVLMTLGLLGVRWNNLAWIVSALSVGIGFGLQEIVKNFVSGLILLTERPVKVGDMISIAGVEGDIRRINVRATEIQLSDRSTVIVPNSQLISQNLRNVTMGNSTQGVATLVLTFPLNTDPEQVRDLLLDAYREHPAILEKPAPSVTFSQLAPDGITLSVTGYVSSPRIAGSTKSDLLFEILKQLRAAGITLSSPQMLVVQNMPSADGA; this is translated from the coding sequence ATGTCCATACAACGACTCTCCACCTACGCACGCCGGATCGCGCTGATCGCATTGCTGCAGTTCGCGGCGATCGCGACCGCGTCGGCGTTTCCGGCGGCGGCGTCCGCGCCGGGCGCGAGCGCCGTCGGCGCGCCGGCCGCCCCCACCATTTCGCTGACCGAAGCGGTTGCGCAGCTGAAGCAGATGCAGGTCGAACAGGACCGCATCAAGCAACAGACGGCGACCGCCGACAACAGCAAGGCGCTCGACGCGCTCGACGACGCGACCCAGGAACTCAGTACCGCGGTCGGCAAACTGCAGGGCGAGCTCGTCCCGCAGCGCGCGCAGATCCAGGCGCAGCTCGACGTGCTCGGGCCGCCGCCCGCCGCGGGCGCCGCGCCCGAAACGCCGGCCGTCGCGCAGCAGCGCGCGGCGCTGAACGCGCGCAAGACGCAGATCGATGCGGCGCTGAAGCAGGCCGCCGACCAGAAAACCAATCTCGCGAACCTTTCCGACCAGTTCGCGAAGCTGCATCGCAGCCTGCTGAAGAATCAGCTCGCGTTCCGCTCGGGCAGCATCTTCGGCGCGCAGTTCTGGCTGCCGCTGTTCCACCTGTCGCCGGAAGACGTGCAGCGGCTCGCCGACTTCAACGCGGAACTGCGCGACATGCTGCAATCGTCGTGGACGCCCGGCCAGCGCACGATCACCGTGCTGCTGCTGGTCGCCGCGCTGGCCGTCTGGAGCGGCGGGCGCCGGCTCGTCGAACGCGCGCTCGCCTGGTTCTGCCTGAACCGCCTGCCGCCGACGCGCCTGCGCCGCAGCGCGCTGGCGCTGTCGACGGCCGTCTCGACCCTGCTGACGACCGCGATCGCGGTCCAGATCCTCTACCTCGCGGTGGCGCGCCACTACGAGCTGACGCCGGCGATGACCGACCTGTGGGACCAGTTCGCGAAGCTGGCCGCGACCTGCGCGCTGATCGCCGGGCTCGGCCGCGCGCTGCTGTGCACGAACCATCCGACCTGGCGGCTGCCGGCGCTCGCCGATCCGGTCGCGCTCGCGATGAAGCCGTTTCCGGGCGTGCTGGCCGGGCTGCTGCTGGTGTCCGGCGCGCTCGAGTCGATCAACCGGATCGCCGACACGAGCCTGTCGGTCACGCTGTTCGGTCGCGGCATCGTGTCGCTCGTCGTCGCGCTGACGGTCGGCGCGTCGCTGTTGCGCTCGAACCGCGTGCGCAGCGCGCTCGCGGCGGCTGGCGAGTCGCCCGAGCAGCGCTCGACGCTCGCCGGGCTGATCCACGCCGGCGTGACGCTGGCGATCGTCGCGTCGCTGGCCGCGCTCGCGATCGGCTACATCACGGTCGCACGCTTCATCACCTACGAGCTCGTGTGGTTCGAGATCGTGCTGTGCAGCGTGTACGTGCTCACGCAGCTGATGCGCGACGCGAGCGAAAGCCTGTTCTCGGCGAACCTGTCGACCGGCAAGCAGATCAAGCACCTGTTCGCGCTCGACGACAAGCATCTCGAACAGGCGCATACCGTGCTGTCGGGCCTCAGCACCAGCCTGCTGATGCTGCTCGCGGCGATCGCGCTGCTGACGGGCGGTTTCGGCACGACGCCCGGCGACCTGCTCGACAGCGTGACCGCGATGGTCGGCGGCCAGCGGCTGCAGAGCCTGAACATCATGCCCGACCGGATCATGAACGCCGTGATCGGCTTCGCGATCGGCTTCTACCTGCTGCGCTCGGTGCGCCGCTGGCTCGACGACGAGTTCATGCCCGCGCTCGGCATGGACGCCGGGATGCGCGTGTCGCTGATCACGCTGTTCACCAACGTCGGCTACGTGCTGCTCGTGCTGATGACGCTCGGGCTGCTCGGCGTCCGCTGGAACAACCTCGCGTGGATCGTCAGCGCGCTGTCGGTCGGTATCGGCTTCGGCCTGCAGGAGATCGTGAAGAACTTCGTGTCGGGGCTGATCCTGCTGACCGAGCGTCCGGTGAAGGTCGGCGACATGATCAGCATCGCCGGCGTCGAAGGCGACATTCGCCGCATCAACGTGCGCGCGACCGAGATCCAGCTCAGCGATCGCTCGACCGTGATCGTGCCGAACTCGCAGCTGATCTCGCAGAACCTGCGCAACGTGACGATGGGCAACAGCACGCAGGGCGTCGCGACGCTGGTGCTGACGTTTCCGCTGAATACCGATCCCGAGCAGGTGCGCGACCTGCTGCTCGACGCGTATCGCGAACACCCGGCGATTCTGGAAAAGCCCGCGCCGTCGGTCACGTTCAGCCAGCTCGCGCCGGACGGCATCACGCTGAGCGTGACGGGCTACGTGTCGAGCCCGCGGATCGCCGGTTCGACGAAGAGTGACCTGCTGTTCGAGATCCTGAAGCAGCTGCGCGCGGCCGGCATCACGCTGTCGAGCCCGCAGATGCTGGTCGTGCAGAACATGCCTTCAGCCGACGGCGCCTGA
- a CDS encoding MFS transporter has protein sequence MASTDSIPQAPALSSPIDAGSISARLDRLPPTRSVWKLVVLLSLGFFFELYDLLYSGYVAPGLVKSGILSATTHGLFGTTGVASFIAALFSGLFIGTIACGFLADRFGRRAIFTWSLLWYTAANVVMAFQDTAAGLNFWRFVVGLGLGVEMVTIGTYISELVPKQIRGRAFACEQAVGFVAVPVVAFLAYLLVPRAPFGLDGWRWVVLIGAHGAIFVWWIRRGLPESPRWLAQQGRLDEADRVMRALEAKVEAEYGRPLPAPAPAQPVTERGRFRDMWVSPYRSRTIMMTIFNVFQTVGFYGFANWVPTLLIKQGITITSSLMYSSVIALAAPIGPLIGLVIADRFERKSVIVAMAAAIIVCGLMFSQTTVGAFLIVLGIGLTLANNIMSYSFHAYQAELFPTSIRARAVGFVYSWSRFSAIFSSFVIAAVLKGFGTVGVFAFIAGAMVIVMAAIGLMGPRTKGIALETISR, from the coding sequence ATGGCCTCAACGGACAGCATTCCGCAGGCACCCGCCTTATCTTCGCCGATCGACGCCGGCTCGATCTCGGCACGCCTCGACCGCCTGCCGCCGACGCGCAGCGTCTGGAAACTCGTCGTGCTGCTGAGCCTCGGCTTCTTCTTCGAGCTCTACGACCTGCTCTACAGCGGCTACGTCGCGCCGGGCCTCGTGAAAAGCGGCATCCTCAGCGCGACGACGCACGGCCTGTTCGGCACGACGGGCGTCGCGAGCTTCATCGCCGCGCTGTTCTCCGGGCTGTTCATCGGCACGATCGCGTGCGGCTTTCTCGCCGACCGGTTCGGCCGCCGCGCGATCTTCACGTGGTCGCTGCTGTGGTACACGGCCGCCAACGTCGTGATGGCGTTCCAGGACACCGCAGCGGGGCTGAACTTCTGGCGCTTCGTCGTCGGCCTCGGCCTCGGCGTCGAGATGGTGACGATCGGCACGTACATCTCCGAACTCGTGCCGAAGCAAATTCGCGGCCGCGCGTTCGCGTGCGAGCAGGCGGTCGGCTTCGTCGCGGTGCCGGTGGTCGCGTTTCTCGCCTATCTGCTGGTGCCGCGCGCGCCGTTCGGCCTCGACGGCTGGCGCTGGGTCGTGCTGATCGGCGCGCATGGCGCGATCTTCGTCTGGTGGATTCGCCGCGGCTTGCCGGAAAGCCCGCGCTGGCTCGCGCAGCAGGGCCGGCTCGACGAAGCCGATCGCGTGATGCGCGCGCTCGAGGCGAAGGTCGAGGCCGAGTACGGGCGCCCGCTGCCGGCGCCCGCGCCCGCGCAGCCGGTGACGGAGCGCGGCCGTTTCCGCGACATGTGGGTGTCGCCGTATCGCAGCCGCACGATCATGATGACGATCTTCAACGTGTTCCAGACGGTCGGCTTCTACGGCTTCGCGAACTGGGTGCCGACGCTGCTGATCAAGCAGGGCATCACGATCACGTCGAGCCTGATGTATTCGAGCGTGATCGCGCTCGCCGCGCCGATCGGCCCGCTGATCGGCCTCGTGATCGCCGATCGCTTCGAGCGCAAGTCGGTGATCGTCGCGATGGCCGCGGCCATCATCGTCTGCGGGCTGATGTTCAGCCAGACCACGGTCGGCGCGTTCCTGATCGTGCTCGGCATCGGCCTCACGCTCGCGAACAACATCATGTCGTACAGCTTCCACGCGTACCAGGCCGAACTGTTCCCGACCTCGATCCGCGCCCGCGCGGTGGGCTTCGTCTATTCGTGGAGCCGCTTCTCGGCGATCTTCTCGTCGTTCGTGATCGCGGCCGTGCTCAAGGGGTTCGGCACGGTCGGCGTGTTCGCGTTCATCGCGGGCGCGATGGTGATCGTGATGGCCGCGATCGGGCTGATGGGGCCGCGGACCAAGGGCATCGCGCTCGAGACGATTTCCCGCTGA
- a CDS encoding nuclear transport factor 2 family protein produces the protein MTQSAVDIANLLYRYAERLDAGDLPGVAELFRHARIRTHAGAPPIDADALLALFDARVKRYPCGTPRTKHVVTNPIIEIDEAAHRATARSYYTVLQAVEGLPLQPIAAGRYHDAFERVDGAWRFAFRDYAGFDFAGDLSHHLNPAPQP, from the coding sequence ATGACCCAGAGCGCCGTCGATATCGCGAACCTGCTGTACCGCTACGCGGAGCGGCTCGACGCCGGCGACCTGCCGGGCGTCGCCGAGCTGTTCCGGCATGCGCGCATCAGGACGCACGCAGGCGCGCCGCCGATCGACGCCGACGCGCTGCTCGCGCTGTTCGACGCGCGCGTGAAGCGCTACCCGTGCGGCACGCCGCGCACGAAGCACGTCGTGACCAACCCGATCATCGAGATCGACGAAGCCGCGCATCGCGCGACCGCGCGCTCGTACTACACGGTGCTGCAGGCCGTCGAAGGACTGCCGCTGCAGCCGATCGCCGCGGGCCGCTATCACGATGCGTTCGAGCGCGTCGACGGCGCATGGCGCTTCGCGTTCCGCGACTACGCCGGGTTCGATTTCGCGGGCGACCTGAGCCATCACCTGAATCCCGCGCCGCAGCCGTGA